The following coding sequences lie in one Lentilactobacillus sp. SPB1-3 genomic window:
- a CDS encoding DUF975 family protein, translating into MSAVNRITIKEWAKKELNQHFRFYVILIICALLALILSQGISSWYQFSNVGDPDPVVSTWLGIAFLISVIASMFKTSAMFTMIDITRGETDQTEPMQKTFSIFDNGQYFIGWVVINILIAIFVFLWSLLLIFPGIIKGYSYSQAVFIYRDAIKRGEKMGYLEAITESRHRMNGKKWFLFVFDFSFFGWIILTSITAGILGIWVYPYYWLAKAKFYSEFIDNPAQAQEEPVTPIDPPIE; encoded by the coding sequence ATGTCAGCAGTTAACAGAATTACCATTAAGGAATGGGCAAAAAAGGAATTAAATCAACATTTCAGATTTTATGTGATTTTGATTATTTGTGCTTTGTTAGCCTTAATCCTAAGTCAAGGAATCAGCAGTTGGTACCAATTCAGTAATGTAGGTGATCCGGATCCGGTAGTATCAACTTGGTTGGGCATTGCATTTTTAATTTCAGTAATTGCTTCCATGTTTAAGACCAGTGCCATGTTCACCATGATAGATATTACCCGTGGTGAAACTGATCAAACAGAACCAATGCAAAAAACTTTTTCTATCTTTGATAATGGCCAATATTTCATTGGCTGGGTCGTAATTAATATTTTAATTGCCATTTTTGTTTTTCTTTGGAGTTTATTGCTAATCTTCCCTGGTATCATTAAAGGATATTCTTATTCTCAAGCTGTGTTCATTTATCGTGATGCTATCAAACGTGGTGAAAAAATGGGTTACTTGGAAGCCATCACTGAAAGTCGTCACAGAATGAATGGTAAAAAATGGTTCTTATTCGTTTTTGATTTCAGCTTTTTTGGATGGATCATCTTAACCAGTATCACGGCTGGAATTCTAGGTATCTGGGTTTATCCTTACTACTGGCTTGCAAAAGCTAAGTTTTACTCAGAATTTATCGATAATCCTGCTCAAGCTCAAGAAGAGCCAGTAACACCAATTGATCCACCAATCGAATAA
- a CDS encoding ArgE/DapE family deacylase: protein MKQAEKIDILKQLVEINSVNGNELTVSKFIADKLAEHHIDSTIDAFGEHRANLVAEIGDAQDTRVLAFEGHQDTVALGDEDKWTHEPLKFTVDGDKAFGRGTADMKSGLAAQVIAIIELVEENVPISGKVRLIATAGEEYGTPGANRLNEQGIAKDVSAMLVGEPTGGEVIFAHSGSLNYQVKSYGKAVHSSAPEKGINAINGIVQYINRENSLFDEVEEDKYLGPVKHSVTLIKGGDQVNIIPDYAEIYGNIRPTLKFDNAHVIDRINQVVERINKDTQYQLEFSIIHNFYPVETDPDNDFIRLVMDSAKSNYLDRQPKLSIINGATDASVFIQSNSDMPVAILGPDAWSEAHQIDEYTTLTSFFETIKTYKTIATKYFA, encoded by the coding sequence TTGAAACAGGCAGAAAAAATTGATATTTTAAAACAGTTAGTCGAAATTAATTCGGTTAATGGTAATGAACTCACAGTGTCCAAATTCATTGCTGATAAATTAGCCGAACATCATATTGATAGTACGATCGATGCTTTTGGAGAACATCGAGCTAACTTGGTGGCTGAAATTGGGGATGCTCAAGACACGCGAGTTTTGGCATTTGAGGGTCATCAAGATACAGTGGCTTTAGGTGATGAAGATAAATGGACGCACGAACCTTTAAAATTCACTGTAGATGGTGATAAGGCATTTGGCCGCGGGACTGCTGATATGAAAAGTGGTTTGGCTGCTCAAGTGATTGCCATTATTGAACTTGTTGAAGAGAATGTGCCCATCAGTGGCAAAGTTCGTCTAATTGCTACAGCAGGAGAAGAATATGGTACTCCTGGGGCAAATCGTTTAAACGAACAGGGAATTGCTAAAGACGTTTCGGCCATGTTGGTTGGGGAGCCAACTGGCGGTGAAGTGATCTTTGCTCATTCGGGGAGTTTGAATTATCAGGTCAAAAGTTATGGTAAGGCTGTGCATAGTTCTGCCCCAGAAAAGGGAATTAATGCAATTAACGGTATTGTTCAATATATCAACCGGGAAAACTCGTTATTTGATGAAGTCGAAGAAGATAAATATTTGGGACCAGTCAAGCACAGTGTGACCTTGATCAAGGGTGGAGATCAAGTGAACATTATTCCTGATTACGCGGAAATCTACGGAAACATTCGCCCCACGCTGAAATTCGATAATGCTCATGTCATTGATCGAATCAATCAGGTCGTTGAACGAATTAATAAAGACACCCAGTATCAATTAGAGTTTTCAATAATTCATAATTTTTATCCGGTTGAAACTGATCCGGATAATGATTTCATCAGATTAGTTATGGATTCTGCCAAATCAAATTATCTTGATCGTCAACCTAAGCTATCAATTATTAATGGTGCCACTGATGCCAGTGTGTTCATTCAATCTAATTCTGATATGCCAGTGGCAATTTTAGGACCAGATGCATGGAGTGAAGCTCACCAAATTGATGAATACACAACGTTGACTAGTTTTTTTGAAACGATTAAGACGTATAAAACTATTGCGACAAAATACTTTGCATAA
- a CDS encoding methionine ABC transporter permease, whose product MDWIAHVLPNVVSLGWSGDDGWLTSIGQTLFMTFWSAIFGGILGLIFGIGLVLTDEHGIKANRVWFNIFDKIVSIFRAIPFIILLAFIAPVTQEIVGTQIGTTAALVPLSLGVFPFYARQVQVALSGVDHGKIEAAQSVGASFWDLVFDVYLQEARSELVRVTTVTLISLIGLTAMAGAIGAGGLGNTAIAYGYNRFSNDVTWIATLLVLLFVLVVQLVGDFLAKKLDHQSR is encoded by the coding sequence ATGGATTGGATCGCACACGTTTTACCAAACGTTGTTAGTTTGGGATGGTCAGGAGATGACGGTTGGTTAACTTCAATTGGTCAGACGCTATTTATGACATTTTGGTCCGCTATTTTTGGCGGTATCTTAGGTTTGATATTTGGGATTGGCCTAGTATTAACTGACGAACACGGTATTAAAGCTAACCGCGTCTGGTTTAATATTTTTGATAAAATTGTTTCAATTTTTAGAGCTATTCCTTTCATTATTCTGTTGGCATTTATTGCCCCAGTTACACAAGAAATCGTGGGTACTCAAATTGGGACTACAGCCGCATTAGTGCCACTTTCGCTTGGGGTATTTCCTTTCTATGCTCGTCAGGTGCAAGTTGCCTTGTCTGGAGTTGACCATGGTAAGATTGAGGCTGCTCAATCAGTAGGTGCTAGTTTTTGGGATCTTGTATTTGACGTTTATTTACAAGAGGCTCGTTCAGAACTAGTTCGAGTAACTACTGTAACTCTAATCAGTTTGATTGGCTTGACCGCCATGGCAGGAGCTATCGGTGCCGGTGGACTAGGAAATACAGCGATTGCATATGGTTACAACCGATTTTCAAATGATGTGACCTGGATCGCGACCTTACTAGTTTTACTATTTGTTTTAGTAGTTCAACTAGTTGGCGATTTTCTTGCCAAAAAGTTGGATCATCAAAGTCGCTAA
- a CDS encoding methionine ABC transporter ATP-binding protein, with amino-acid sequence MSETVIKLDNIDVFFDKGKEADQIKAVQNVSLEVEKGDIYGVVGYSGAGKSTLVRVINLLQIPTNGTITINGKVIFSNQAGKQTMLSAKELREERRGIGMIFQHFNLLEERTVIENVKFALRHSHLKEKEIDERAQELLDLVDLGDRGDAYPAQLSGGQQQRVAIARALANKPDILISDEATSALDPKNTTQILELLARLNKELGLTIVLITHEMDAVKKVANKVAVMSAGQIIERGSLLDIFTNSQSELTKELVGTEQNSQDALSILRKSQNTDAKNTTILKLTYEGNSTSDPIVTKLYSEFGVQASIIYGNVELLRDTPVGTLYVVVSGDDDSRRKAIDYLHTAGVQATEISLSEGSDK; translated from the coding sequence ATGAGTGAGACAGTAATTAAGTTAGATAATATTGATGTCTTCTTTGATAAAGGCAAAGAGGCTGATCAAATCAAAGCAGTTCAAAATGTTTCTTTAGAAGTAGAAAAGGGCGATATTTACGGAGTTGTTGGTTATTCTGGAGCCGGAAAGTCGACATTGGTTCGAGTAATCAATTTACTGCAGATTCCAACCAATGGAACCATCACGATAAATGGTAAAGTTATCTTCTCCAATCAGGCTGGCAAACAAACAATGTTGAGTGCCAAAGAATTACGAGAAGAACGTCGCGGAATTGGAATGATTTTTCAACACTTTAATTTATTAGAGGAAAGAACCGTCATTGAAAACGTTAAGTTCGCTTTACGTCACAGCCATTTAAAAGAAAAAGAAATTGATGAGCGAGCGCAAGAGCTATTAGACTTAGTGGATCTTGGTGATCGTGGAGACGCATATCCTGCACAATTATCAGGTGGCCAACAGCAAAGAGTCGCAATTGCTCGGGCACTTGCTAATAAGCCTGATATTCTAATTTCTGATGAGGCTACTTCTGCTTTGGATCCAAAGAACACTACACAAATTTTGGAATTACTTGCTCGTCTTAATAAAGAATTAGGATTAACTATTGTCCTGATTACCCATGAGATGGACGCAGTGAAGAAAGTGGCCAACAAAGTTGCTGTGATGAGTGCTGGCCAAATTATCGAACGAGGCAGTTTGTTGGATATCTTCACAAATTCTCAATCTGAGTTAACTAAGGAACTAGTCGGAACAGAACAAAATTCACAGGATGCTCTATCTATTTTAAGAAAGTCTCAAAACACCGATGCTAAAAACACAACGATCTTGAAACTAACTTACGAGGGTAATTCAACTAGTGATCCAATCGTTACTAAGTTATATTCAGAATTTGGTGTTCAAGCTAGTATTATCTATGGCAATGTGGAGTTATTAAGAGATACTCCTGTCGGCACGTTGTATGTGGTGGTTTCAGGGGATGATGATAGTAGAAGAAAAGCTATCGATTACTTACACACTGCTGGAGTTCAAGCAACAGAAATATCGTTATCTGAAGGAAGTGACAAATAA
- a CDS encoding MetQ/NlpA family ABC transporter substrate-binding protein, whose amino-acid sequence MSRRGRNITIWAIVVIVILGIGYLSFGRSASNNAKTVTIGVMSGTKQDDAIWNKVAKVAKDKYKITLQFKKFTDYNQPNKALVNDNIDLNSFQHYDFLNNWNKSNGNKVVSIGKTFITPIRVYSQKVKNIKDLKKGATIAVPNDATNESRSLFVLKNAGLITFKPGTKQATLSSIAKNPKQIKIKELDASQVARSLADVDAAVINTNFAQSAGLNYKSAIYVEPINKDSKRWINIIAARKSDKDKQAYKDVVKSYQTPEVKKEIEKQYGTSEIPAWDLNVNK is encoded by the coding sequence ATGAGTCGTAGAGGAAGAAATATTACTATTTGGGCAATCGTAGTTATCGTTATTTTAGGAATTGGTTATTTAAGTTTTGGTCGTAGTGCAAGTAACAATGCCAAGACAGTTACCATTGGGGTTATGTCTGGTACTAAGCAAGATGACGCAATCTGGAACAAAGTTGCTAAGGTTGCAAAGGATAAGTATAAGATCACATTGCAGTTCAAGAAGTTTACAGATTATAACCAACCCAACAAAGCATTGGTAAACGACAATATTGATTTGAACTCATTCCAACATTACGATTTCTTGAATAACTGGAATAAGAGTAACGGTAACAAGGTAGTTTCAATTGGAAAAACCTTCATTACACCAATTCGAGTATATTCACAAAAAGTTAAGAACATTAAAGACCTTAAGAAGGGTGCAACTATCGCAGTTCCTAATGATGCTACTAATGAATCACGTTCATTATTTGTATTGAAAAATGCTGGATTGATTACATTTAAACCAGGGACTAAACAAGCAACATTGAGTTCTATTGCAAAAAATCCTAAACAAATTAAGATCAAAGAGTTAGATGCTAGTCAAGTTGCTCGTTCACTTGCTGATGTTGATGCTGCTGTTATTAACACTAACTTTGCACAATCAGCTGGTTTAAATTACAAGAGCGCCATTTATGTTGAACCAATCAACAAAGATTCTAAGAGATGGATCAACATTATTGCTGCTAGAAAATCTGATAAAGACAAGCAAGCATATAAAGATGTTGTGAAATCATACCAAACTCCAGAAGTTAAAAAAGAAATTGAAAAGCAATATGGAACATCTGAAATTCCTGCTTGGGACTTGAACGTTAACAAATAA
- a CDS encoding pyridoxal phosphate-dependent aminotransferase, whose translation MKIQKSQVLDNLPKQFFASLVQKVNQKIASGADVINLGQGNPDQPTPKNIVEAMQKATADPNSHKYSPFRGKEELKQAAADFYQREYGVQLDPQTEVAIIGGSKTALVELPLALLNPGDNVFLPDPGYPDYLSGVPLANAKLNLYAINAENDYLPDLTEIDVDHDKRNLIYLNYPNNPTGAIATPEFYQDVVDFAKQNNVSIVQDFAYGAIGFDGNRPVSFLQTPGAKDVGIETYTFSKTYNMAGWRVGFAVGNSDIIEAINLIQDHLFVSVFPAIQDAATAALNESQESVTKLVSRYEQRRDQFFNAARSIGWEPYKSEGTFYAWMPVPEGYTSEKFADLLLEKAAVAVAPGTGFGENGEGYVRIGLLIDEPRYTEACQRIAKLNLFKK comes from the coding sequence ATGAAGATTCAAAAATCGCAAGTGTTAGATAATTTACCGAAACAATTTTTTGCTAGCTTGGTACAAAAGGTCAATCAAAAGATTGCTTCTGGAGCTGACGTTATAAATCTGGGTCAAGGAAATCCGGATCAGCCAACCCCAAAAAACATTGTTGAAGCAATGCAAAAGGCGACGGCTGATCCTAATAGTCACAAGTATTCTCCTTTTCGTGGTAAAGAAGAATTAAAGCAAGCCGCTGCTGATTTTTATCAACGTGAATACGGAGTGCAATTAGACCCTCAGACTGAAGTAGCAATTATTGGTGGTTCAAAAACAGCTTTGGTCGAATTACCATTAGCGTTATTAAATCCCGGAGATAATGTCTTTTTACCCGATCCAGGCTATCCAGATTATTTATCCGGAGTACCTTTGGCTAACGCCAAGTTAAATCTCTATGCAATCAATGCAGAAAATGATTATTTACCAGATTTGACGGAAATTGATGTGGATCATGATAAGCGGAATCTGATTTACCTAAATTATCCCAATAATCCTACTGGGGCGATTGCAACTCCAGAATTTTATCAAGATGTTGTGGACTTTGCTAAACAAAATAATGTTAGTATCGTTCAAGATTTTGCATATGGAGCAATTGGTTTTGATGGTAATCGACCAGTCAGTTTTCTCCAAACTCCTGGTGCTAAAGACGTTGGTATAGAGACGTACACATTCTCAAAGACTTATAATATGGCAGGCTGGCGGGTTGGATTCGCAGTTGGAAATTCAGATATTATAGAAGCAATTAATTTAATTCAGGATCATTTATTCGTTAGTGTTTTTCCAGCCATCCAGGATGCCGCCACAGCCGCATTAAATGAAAGTCAGGAAAGTGTCACTAAGTTGGTATCGCGATATGAACAGCGACGGGATCAGTTTTTCAATGCCGCTAGATCAATTGGATGGGAGCCATACAAATCTGAAGGAACCTTTTATGCTTGGATGCCGGTTCCAGAAGGTTATACCAGTGAAAAATTTGCTGATTTGCTACTGGAGAAAGCCGCCGTTGCAGTGGCTCCAGGAACGGGATTTGGTGAAAATGGCGAAGGATATGTTCGGATCGGATTATTGATTGATGAACCAAGATACACTGAAGCGTGTCAGCGCATCGCTAAACTAAATTTATTTAAAAAATAG